The Microbacterium sp. SORGH_AS_0862 genome has a segment encoding these proteins:
- a CDS encoding DUF4041 domain-containing protein, with the protein MTSDSMQAGWHPDPSGHFEQRYWDGSNWTEHVFAGGLQSVAPIARSRAEARALASRPAQDVSQPENTTGNTQSTEPAPPARSDDNQLALEKIPLVRVRKHAEKLRSEVARLQGLIDQYGLPEVAALDDMKHHLAREVEGARAQVSVAATELRSRQAEIATAEATLLDLRGAVEVQELGLYDYEHPAEDSVALGTQLEALRADIKSAVRMGRATDAKSNFTFNNSTAKGAKFVRDMSKLMLRSYNAEAENCVKAVRAGNLHTAQKRLTTAMEQIARLGTMIDLSITAYFHELRLRELELANRHLQAVQAEKEADRAHREELREQRKAERELAAEKAQLEKERGHYANTIAALEANGDHEGAERMRARLADVEHAIENVDYRAANIRAGYVYVISNVGSFGPDVVKIGLTRRLEPMDRVNELGDASVPFRFDVHALFFADDAVGIEAMLHQHFADRRINKVNLRREYFRATPTEVREVLKAQSVELLDFKLDPAAEEYMATQALQGS; encoded by the coding sequence ATGACCAGCGATTCTATGCAGGCGGGATGGCATCCAGATCCGTCGGGCCACTTTGAGCAGCGGTATTGGGACGGCTCCAACTGGACGGAACATGTGTTCGCTGGGGGCCTCCAATCTGTCGCACCGATCGCCCGCAGCCGCGCGGAGGCTCGTGCCCTAGCTTCCCGACCCGCGCAGGACGTCAGTCAGCCGGAGAACACGACCGGGAACACACAATCCACGGAACCGGCACCTCCAGCAAGAAGTGATGACAACCAGCTGGCTCTTGAGAAGATCCCGCTCGTCCGCGTGCGCAAACACGCCGAAAAGCTCCGTTCAGAGGTGGCGCGGCTGCAGGGACTCATTGATCAATACGGGCTCCCGGAAGTCGCAGCCCTGGATGACATGAAGCATCATCTCGCGCGGGAGGTTGAGGGCGCCCGGGCGCAGGTTTCGGTTGCGGCGACCGAGTTGCGTTCGCGACAGGCTGAGATTGCGACGGCAGAAGCGACTCTGCTCGATCTTCGAGGCGCTGTCGAAGTGCAAGAACTCGGCCTGTATGACTATGAGCATCCCGCCGAAGACTCCGTCGCCCTCGGCACGCAACTCGAAGCGCTACGTGCGGATATCAAGTCGGCTGTCCGTATGGGGCGCGCTACGGACGCGAAGAGCAACTTCACCTTCAACAACAGCACAGCCAAAGGAGCGAAGTTCGTCCGTGACATGTCCAAGCTTATGCTCCGCTCCTACAACGCAGAAGCAGAGAACTGCGTCAAGGCTGTTCGTGCCGGGAACCTGCACACCGCTCAAAAGCGGCTAACAACAGCCATGGAACAGATTGCCCGACTCGGGACCATGATCGATCTGAGCATCACCGCGTACTTCCATGAGCTGCGTCTGCGCGAACTGGAACTTGCCAACCGGCACCTCCAGGCCGTCCAAGCGGAGAAGGAAGCGGACCGCGCGCACCGCGAGGAGCTCCGAGAACAGCGAAAGGCTGAGAGAGAACTCGCCGCGGAGAAAGCTCAACTGGAGAAGGAACGCGGACACTATGCGAATACGATCGCGGCCCTAGAAGCCAATGGTGACCACGAAGGCGCTGAACGTATGCGAGCGCGCCTCGCGGACGTCGAGCATGCCATTGAGAATGTCGACTACCGAGCAGCCAACATCCGAGCGGGCTACGTGTACGTCATCAGTAATGTCGGTTCGTTCGGTCCGGACGTCGTCAAGATCGGGCTTACCCGTCGACTCGAGCCGATGGACCGCGTCAATGAACTCGGCGACGCATCGGTGCCCTTCCGCTTCGACGTCCACGCCCTCTTTTTCGCCGACGACGCCGTCGGCATCGAAGCCATGCTGCACCAGCACTTCGCGGATCGCCGCATCAACAAAGTCAACCTGCGCCGCGAATACTTCCGTGCAACGCCCACAGAAGTGCGTGAGGTGCTGAAGGCGCAGTCCGTCGAGCTTCTAGATTTCAAGCTCGACCCCGCTGCCGAAGAGTACATGGCTACTCAGGCGCTGCAAGGGAGCTAG
- a CDS encoding multidrug efflux SMR transporter, which translates to MSWVVLIVSGVLEAVWASALGRSEGLSKPLPSIVFAVALVLSMGGLALAMREIPTGTAYAIWVGIGAALTVIWAMVTGAEPFTIVRLLLIAGLVGCVIGLKLTGDAS; encoded by the coding sequence ATGTCGTGGGTCGTCCTGATCGTCTCCGGAGTGCTCGAAGCCGTCTGGGCCAGCGCTTTGGGCCGGTCCGAGGGGCTGTCGAAACCCCTGCCGAGCATCGTCTTCGCGGTGGCGCTCGTGCTGAGCATGGGCGGTCTTGCGCTCGCCATGCGCGAGATCCCGACCGGCACCGCCTACGCGATCTGGGTCGGGATCGGAGCCGCACTGACGGTGATCTGGGCGATGGTCACCGGCGCCGAGCCGTTCACGATCGTGAGGCTGCTGCTGATCGCCGGGCTCGTGGGCTGCGTGATCGGGCTGAAGCTTACGGGTGACGCTTCCTGA
- a CDS encoding CPBP family intramembrane glutamic endopeptidase, with the protein MRPLAASLLVALAAPAFFVLLTPWLGWSMLAAGLVTAWWADRGQPGDTSLLRDLSLISAGMLIVSAIPLAAELDNAAMVRFTIALGAAVAVPYVVSRFVYRDRAIRFPWRGGGRWSRFQWMWLVAVLVLGWLILPFYFISSGVYQNWPVVDTPDLIARLFIGVGAVGIWDELFFICTVFALLRRHLPDLTANLVQAIVFVSFLWELGYRAWGPVLTVPFALLQGYIFLRTRSLAYVVTVHLLFDAVVFGVLVHAHNPGLVDGLFLL; encoded by the coding sequence ATGCGGCCGCTCGCGGCCTCCCTGCTGGTCGCGCTCGCCGCACCGGCGTTCTTCGTGCTCCTCACTCCCTGGCTGGGGTGGAGCATGCTCGCGGCGGGGCTCGTCACGGCATGGTGGGCGGATCGCGGCCAGCCGGGCGACACATCGCTGCTTCGCGATCTGTCACTGATCTCCGCCGGGATGCTGATCGTCAGCGCCATCCCGCTCGCGGCAGAGCTCGACAATGCCGCGATGGTGCGATTCACCATCGCGCTGGGCGCGGCCGTCGCCGTTCCCTATGTCGTGTCGAGGTTCGTCTATCGCGACCGCGCCATCCGCTTCCCGTGGCGCGGGGGCGGCCGATGGAGCCGGTTCCAGTGGATGTGGCTGGTGGCGGTGCTCGTGCTCGGGTGGCTCATCCTGCCGTTCTACTTCATCAGCTCGGGCGTCTATCAGAACTGGCCCGTGGTGGACACCCCCGATCTCATCGCCCGCCTGTTCATCGGCGTCGGAGCCGTCGGGATCTGGGACGAGCTGTTCTTCATCTGCACCGTCTTCGCGCTGCTGCGTCGGCACCTGCCCGATCTGACCGCGAATCTCGTCCAGGCGATCGTCTTCGTCTCGTTCCTGTGGGAACTCGGCTACCGCGCCTGGGGGCCCGTTCTGACCGTTCCGTTCGCGCTGTTGCAGGGGTACATCTTCTTGCGCACCCGCTCGCTCGCCTACGTCGTCACGGTGCATCTGCTGTTCGACGCGGTCGTGTTCGGGGTGCTCGTCCACGCTCACAACCCGGGTCTCGTCGACGGCTTGTTCCTCCTCTGA
- a CDS encoding DUF3097 domain-containing protein codes for MDDRYPTDVLAAGWRERNAKALAEVPAQRDTVVEVAEDGFCGAVTSVEGGLVELEDRTGRRRMFSLGPGFLIDGEAVRLVAPSAVPAAVGRARTASGSFAVADQRARIARPSRILVEGKHDAELVEKVWGDDLRVEGVVVEYLEGIDLLSDLLEAEPPTAERRYGVLVDHLVAGSKESRIAAEVARGRHGDHVRIVGHPFVDVWQCVTPRAVGIPGWPEVPRGIDWKTGVCRGLGWPARDKADLARAWQRILASVHSYRDLEPALLGRVEELIDFVTA; via the coding sequence ATGGATGACCGGTACCCCACGGATGTGCTCGCCGCCGGCTGGCGGGAGCGGAATGCGAAGGCCCTCGCGGAGGTCCCCGCCCAGCGCGACACGGTGGTCGAGGTCGCCGAGGACGGGTTCTGCGGCGCGGTGACGTCGGTCGAGGGCGGACTCGTCGAACTCGAGGATCGCACCGGTCGGCGACGCATGTTCTCGCTCGGCCCCGGCTTCCTCATCGACGGCGAGGCCGTCCGCCTCGTGGCGCCGTCGGCGGTGCCCGCCGCCGTCGGGCGCGCCCGCACCGCATCCGGGTCGTTCGCGGTCGCAGATCAGCGTGCCCGTATCGCCCGGCCGAGCCGCATCCTCGTCGAGGGCAAGCACGACGCCGAGCTCGTCGAGAAGGTGTGGGGCGACGACCTGCGCGTGGAGGGCGTGGTCGTGGAGTATCTCGAGGGCATCGACCTGCTTTCCGACCTGCTCGAGGCGGAGCCGCCGACGGCCGAGCGTCGATACGGCGTTCTCGTCGACCACCTCGTCGCGGGGTCGAAGGAGTCGAGGATCGCGGCGGAGGTCGCGCGCGGCCGACACGGCGACCACGTGCGCATCGTCGGTCATCCGTTCGTCGACGTGTGGCAATGCGTCACGCCGCGCGCGGTCGGGATCCCGGGGTGGCCGGAGGTGCCGCGGGGCATCGACTGGAAGACGGGCGTGTGTCGCGGGCTGGGCTGGCCGGCGCGCGACAAAGCCGACCTCGCGCGTGCGTGGCAGCGCATCCTCGCGAGCGTCCACAGCTACCGCGACCTGGAGCCTGCGCTGTTGGGGCGCGTCGAGGAACTCATCGACTTCGTCACGGCCTGA
- a CDS encoding TPM domain-containing protein, whose product MRPRWAYALVAALAAVFLVAGPAAATPPVQLGASYVSDEAGVLGDAERAQVEDRLERLAETDNLNLWVVYVDRFSSPSDAKDWATQTAEQGGLGPNQYLLAIAVDARQYWISSDTSGPLSENQITAVDQDWVYPALREGDWAGAAIAAADGMSAARSGADGGADSGGGGGAPGVGSSGSGSGGAVGIVIIVVSVLALAAVAAYFVIRAARRRAASRPAESTEDLGKRAAAALVAADDALREAEQEHGFAAAQFGEEATRGLREALTTARAELDQAFTLRQQLDDEIPDTDEQARAWHEQTLQLASAAAARVQAQLDAFADLRRIEQDLPATQERLRSSRAEAAAAQQSAQERFTQLAALYPAAALSTIVDNAAQATDRLALADAQLAAADAAADAGDTGKAAVALHTAEQALAQARQLADAVGAHGDRLAAAKAEIPALRAELVRDIAAAEQLPDPDGRLSAASAAARAQLDAADEDPAAALSALQRVDDELDALLSSARDAAARAEHARQVLPPTLAHAQAQIGAAEDFISSRRGAVGATARTRLADARASFGLAQQQAQAAPEQALDAASRAARLAADAISAAQSDVSGFSGGAGGGGDLGAMLGGILIGSALGGGRRRSGGFGGGGFGGGGFGGGGFGCGGFRGGSGGGFGGGGSRGGSGGRF is encoded by the coding sequence ATGCGACCGCGCTGGGCATATGCACTGGTGGCCGCGCTTGCCGCGGTCTTCCTGGTCGCAGGACCGGCCGCTGCGACACCGCCGGTGCAACTCGGCGCGTCGTACGTGAGCGACGAGGCGGGCGTCCTCGGCGACGCGGAGCGCGCTCAGGTCGAAGACCGCCTCGAGCGGCTCGCCGAGACAGACAACCTGAACCTGTGGGTCGTCTACGTCGATCGCTTCAGCAGCCCGTCGGACGCGAAGGACTGGGCGACCCAGACCGCCGAGCAGGGCGGCCTGGGCCCCAATCAGTACCTGCTGGCCATCGCCGTCGACGCGCGTCAGTACTGGATCTCCAGCGATACCTCTGGCCCGCTCAGTGAGAACCAGATCACCGCCGTCGATCAGGACTGGGTGTATCCGGCTCTCCGCGAGGGCGACTGGGCGGGTGCCGCGATCGCCGCCGCCGACGGGATGTCCGCCGCCCGTAGCGGCGCAGACGGCGGTGCGGACTCCGGCGGTGGCGGTGGCGCGCCCGGCGTGGGCTCCTCCGGTTCCGGCTCCGGCGGCGCGGTGGGCATCGTCATCATCGTCGTGTCCGTTCTGGCGCTGGCGGCCGTCGCCGCGTACTTCGTCATCCGCGCGGCTCGGCGGCGCGCGGCATCCCGCCCCGCGGAGAGCACAGAGGATCTCGGCAAGCGCGCGGCTGCGGCCCTCGTCGCCGCCGACGACGCCCTGCGCGAGGCGGAGCAGGAGCACGGCTTCGCCGCCGCGCAGTTCGGCGAGGAGGCGACGAGAGGTCTGCGTGAGGCGCTGACGACGGCGCGTGCGGAGCTGGATCAGGCCTTCACGCTGCGCCAGCAGCTGGACGATGAGATCCCCGACACCGATGAGCAGGCGCGCGCCTGGCACGAGCAGACGCTGCAGCTCGCTTCCGCCGCCGCTGCGCGGGTGCAGGCACAGCTGGACGCCTTCGCCGACCTCCGGCGGATCGAGCAGGACCTGCCCGCCACACAGGAACGACTCCGCTCGTCACGGGCCGAGGCGGCCGCCGCCCAACAGAGCGCCCAGGAGCGCTTCACCCAGTTGGCCGCCCTGTACCCTGCCGCCGCGCTGAGCACGATCGTCGACAACGCCGCGCAGGCCACCGACCGGCTCGCTCTCGCCGATGCCCAGCTCGCCGCGGCCGACGCCGCGGCCGACGCCGGCGACACGGGCAAAGCCGCCGTCGCGCTGCACACCGCCGAGCAGGCCCTGGCACAGGCACGCCAGCTTGCCGATGCGGTGGGCGCGCACGGCGATCGCCTCGCCGCCGCCAAGGCGGAGATCCCCGCGCTACGTGCCGAACTCGTGCGAGACATCGCCGCGGCTGAGCAGCTGCCGGACCCCGACGGCCGGCTCTCCGCCGCATCCGCGGCCGCCCGCGCGCAACTGGACGCGGCAGACGAGGACCCGGCGGCGGCCCTCTCGGCACTGCAGCGGGTCGACGACGAACTCGACGCGCTGCTGAGCTCGGCTCGCGACGCGGCCGCACGCGCCGAGCACGCGCGGCAGGTTCTGCCGCCCACGCTCGCACACGCGCAGGCCCAGATCGGAGCCGCGGAGGACTTCATCTCCTCTCGGCGCGGGGCGGTGGGAGCTACTGCCCGCACCCGCTTGGCAGACGCCCGCGCATCGTTCGGCCTGGCCCAGCAGCAGGCCCAGGCAGCCCCCGAGCAGGCACTGGATGCGGCCTCACGCGCCGCACGTCTCGCGGCCGACGCGATCTCCGCCGCGCAATCGGACGTCTCGGGCTTCTCCGGTGGAGCCGGCGGCGGGGGCGATCTCGGCGCAATGCTCGGCGGTATCCTCATCGGCTCCGCGCTCGGCGGCGGTCGCCGGCGCAGCGGCGGCTTCGGCGGCGGCGGCTTCGGCGGCGGCGGCTTCGGCGGCGGCGGCTTCGGCTGTGGCGGCTTCCGGGGCGGCAGCGGCGGTGGCTTCGGCGGCGGGGGCTCCCGCGGCGGCAGCGGCGGCAGATTCTGA
- a CDS encoding PspA/IM30 family protein, with product MAKQSIFGRISTLVRANINAMIDQAEDPQKMLDQLVRDYTNNIADAEAAIAETIGNLRLLERDHQEDVQAAAEWGSKALAASRRADEMRRAGNTTDADKFDNLAKIALQRQISEENEAKASAPQIAAQTEVVDKLKDGLNGMKQKLEQLRSKRSELLARAKVAEAQNKVHDAIKSVNVLDPTSELGRFEDKIRRQEALAAGKAELAASSLDAQFESLEDVGELTEVEARLAALKAGGSTQGALGAGAAGDELGQQQQLPQQHQQ from the coding sequence ATGGCAAAGCAGTCCATCTTCGGACGCATCTCCACCCTCGTCCGGGCGAACATCAACGCGATGATCGACCAGGCCGAGGACCCGCAGAAGATGCTCGACCAGCTCGTCCGCGACTACACGAACAACATCGCCGACGCGGAAGCGGCGATCGCCGAGACGATCGGCAACCTGCGCCTCCTCGAGCGCGACCACCAGGAGGACGTCCAGGCGGCCGCCGAGTGGGGCAGCAAGGCACTCGCCGCCAGCCGCCGCGCCGACGAGATGCGCCGCGCCGGCAACACGACCGACGCCGACAAGTTCGACAACCTCGCCAAGATCGCCCTACAGCGCCAGATCTCCGAGGAGAACGAGGCGAAGGCGTCCGCTCCGCAGATCGCGGCGCAGACCGAGGTCGTCGACAAGCTCAAAGACGGCCTCAACGGGATGAAGCAGAAGCTCGAGCAGCTTCGCTCCAAGCGCAGCGAGCTCCTCGCCCGCGCAAAGGTCGCCGAGGCGCAGAACAAGGTGCACGACGCCATCAAGAGCGTCAACGTGCTCGACCCCACGAGCGAACTGGGCCGCTTCGAGGACAAGATCCGTCGCCAGGAGGCGCTGGCCGCCGGCAAGGCGGAGCTCGCCGCATCCAGCCTCGATGCGCAGTTCGAGAGCCTCGAGGACGTCGGGGAGCTGACCGAGGTCGAGGCGCGCCTGGCCGCGCTGAAGGCGGGCGGGTCCACGCAGGGTGCCCTCGGCGCCGGCGCCGCGGGCGACGAGCTCGGCCAGCAGCAGCAGCTGCCGCAGCAGCACCAGCAGTGA
- a CDS encoding arginase family protein, whose protein sequence is MTRFLITPVWQGSPSARAMQLVDGAEAIAGDLPRAACTSVAVPLGAGEALDTGVHRYSSLRQVQHDLREALAASDERPLTVGGDCTVGVAAVERSARAGRIAVVWVDAHPDLHTPESSPSHAFGGMALRAVLGDGAPDLALPAGTVAPADVVLVAARAIDEAEQEYIDAHDVTVIGAAALSDPGLLAQTVQGLGVDAVHVHIDVDALDPAEMPGVKDSEPFGASLAELVTALKALREAVPLAGSSLAGFAPASPAAASDDMGTLLRLVGALA, encoded by the coding sequence ATGACACGGTTCCTCATCACGCCCGTGTGGCAGGGCTCGCCCTCCGCGCGCGCGATGCAGCTCGTGGACGGCGCGGAGGCCATCGCGGGCGACCTGCCGCGCGCGGCGTGCACGAGCGTGGCGGTTCCGCTCGGAGCGGGCGAAGCCCTCGACACCGGCGTGCACCGCTACAGTTCACTGCGCCAGGTGCAGCACGACCTGCGTGAGGCTCTCGCCGCATCCGACGAGCGACCGCTCACCGTCGGCGGCGACTGCACCGTCGGCGTCGCCGCTGTGGAGCGTTCAGCACGGGCCGGACGCATCGCGGTCGTCTGGGTCGACGCGCATCCGGATCTTCACACGCCGGAATCCTCCCCCTCGCACGCGTTCGGCGGGATGGCGCTGCGCGCCGTTCTCGGCGACGGTGCTCCCGATCTCGCCCTGCCAGCCGGCACCGTCGCCCCGGCCGACGTCGTGCTGGTCGCCGCGCGTGCCATCGACGAAGCCGAACAGGAGTACATCGATGCGCACGACGTCACCGTGATCGGTGCGGCGGCACTCTCGGATCCCGGTCTGCTCGCGCAGACGGTTCAGGGGCTCGGCGTCGACGCGGTCCACGTCCACATCGATGTCGACGCACTCGATCCCGCCGAGATGCCGGGCGTGAAGGACTCCGAGCCGTTCGGCGCCTCGCTGGCCGAGCTGGTCACGGCTCTGAAGGCACTGCGGGAGGCGGTGCCGCTGGCCGGCTCCTCGCTCGCGGGGTTCGCTCCCGCATCCCCCGCCGCTGCGAGCGATGACATGGGCACTCTCCTGCGACTGGTCGGAGCCCTCGCGTGA
- a CDS encoding Fe-S oxidoreductase: protein MSPARPPAGWQKRADRAVARSRAVERWIPSFLVDSPISALGYAYGCTVGWIWGTLLSRGRIERRGRLYVFRGMPSWAFPRGGVCVGHCFLTGDGRIDDRLLAHESVHERQWRRFGMLMPILYSLAGRDPLQNRFEIEAGLADGNYIPR, encoded by the coding sequence GTGAGTCCTGCGAGACCGCCCGCCGGCTGGCAGAAGCGCGCGGACCGCGCCGTGGCGCGATCACGTGCCGTGGAACGCTGGATCCCTTCCTTCCTGGTCGACTCGCCGATCAGCGCGCTGGGCTACGCCTACGGATGCACGGTCGGCTGGATCTGGGGAACACTCCTCAGCCGCGGGCGCATCGAGCGGCGCGGGCGTCTCTACGTGTTCCGCGGGATGCCGTCGTGGGCGTTCCCGCGTGGCGGGGTGTGCGTGGGCCACTGCTTCCTCACCGGCGACGGCCGCATCGACGACCGGCTGCTCGCGCACGAGTCCGTGCACGAGCGCCAGTGGCGCCGGTTCGGGATGCTGATGCCGATCCTCTACAGCCTCGCCGGGCGCGATCCGCTGCAGAACCGCTTCGAGATCGAGGCCGGCCTCGCCGACGGCAACTACATCCCCCGCTGA
- a CDS encoding SIP domain-containing protein — protein sequence MPENDVHNANACRASKHARAQHLVTADESSLDDLEMLLATLPMCSTGRVFVEVPDAAHIAEIRVPARMTITWLTRDSRSGAPGTGRSCAPGEALSRAVVAWADEMLCDDGGCDTSVTLLGGYLGTADIFDHLVERRGIDAARLHTPARFGLATA from the coding sequence ATGCCCGAGAACGACGTCCACAACGCGAATGCGTGCCGTGCGTCCAAGCACGCCCGCGCGCAGCACCTGGTGACCGCCGACGAGTCGTCGCTCGACGACCTGGAGATGCTGCTCGCCACGCTGCCGATGTGTTCGACCGGTCGGGTGTTCGTCGAGGTCCCCGATGCGGCCCACATCGCCGAGATCCGTGTCCCGGCCCGCATGACGATCACGTGGTTGACCCGCGACAGCCGCTCCGGGGCGCCCGGAACCGGACGCTCGTGCGCGCCCGGCGAGGCGCTCAGTCGGGCGGTCGTGGCCTGGGCCGACGAGATGCTGTGCGACGACGGCGGATGCGATACGTCGGTCACCCTGCTCGGGGGCTATCTCGGCACCGCCGACATCTTCGACCACCTGGTCGAGCGCCGTGGCATCGATGCGGCCCGCCTCCACACGCCCGCGCGCTTCGGGCTCGCGACCGCCTGA
- a CDS encoding tyrosine-protein phosphatase, which yields MSEPGGLVAGAVNFRDIGGLPAGERVTRSGVLFRSGNLARLDESTRRRIAELGLRRIVDLRDDDEVRTDPSFLGPDAPATVRVPLFLGSVASFFAEDVSLSEMYDRLVDDAAPALAAVARAVVEEQPVLVHCTVGKDRTGVSIALILAAAGVDEDAVVADYARTAASLPAERNRQVVAWLRAAHPEARHAVELATASPAPVMRALLGRLRAQYGSVGDYLSAAGVGDAELVELRRILIA from the coding sequence GTGAGCGAGCCCGGCGGTCTCGTCGCCGGAGCCGTGAACTTCCGCGACATCGGCGGGCTGCCCGCCGGCGAGCGGGTGACCCGCAGCGGCGTGCTGTTCCGCTCGGGCAACCTCGCCCGCCTGGACGAGAGCACCCGCCGCCGCATCGCCGAGCTCGGCCTGCGGCGCATCGTGGATCTCCGCGACGACGACGAGGTGCGCACCGATCCCAGCTTCCTCGGGCCGGATGCACCGGCGACCGTGCGCGTGCCGCTGTTCCTCGGATCCGTCGCGTCCTTCTTCGCCGAGGACGTGAGCCTCTCCGAGATGTACGACCGGCTCGTCGACGACGCCGCGCCGGCGCTCGCCGCCGTCGCTCGAGCGGTGGTGGAGGAGCAACCGGTCCTCGTGCACTGCACGGTGGGCAAAGACCGCACCGGCGTCTCGATCGCGCTGATCCTCGCGGCGGCGGGTGTCGACGAGGACGCCGTGGTCGCCGATTACGCCCGCACCGCCGCATCCTTGCCCGCCGAGAGGAACCGTCAGGTGGTGGCGTGGCTCCGCGCGGCCCACCCGGAGGCCCGCCACGCCGTGGAACTCGCCACGGCGTCACCTGCGCCGGTCATGCGGGCTTTGCTCGGCCGACTGCGTGCACAGTACGGGTCGGTCGGCGACTACCTCTCCGCCGCAGGGGTCGGCGACGCCGAGCTGGTCGAGCTGCGCCGTATCCTCATCGCGTAG